The DNA region CGAGCGTCTGCTCCGGGTTCGCTCGGCACCAGGGATCTTGGGAACGAAATGCAGAGAAGTGCTCGGAGgggttttcttccttctgggaGAATATCGCGGCGTTTCGGGAGCGGAGCAAGGCCGTCGGGGCCTTGTTGAGgatggctgggcaggggggatgGCCGCCGGGCAGGTGGGGTGACCCCCAAATACCGTTCCCTGTATACGCCAGCCTGGGAAGGGCACTGGGCTCCCAGTTTGCTCCGTCCCGCTGCGTCtctggggacagggcagagcgATGCCTTCGCTCTCTCTCCCGGGTGATGCCCAGTGCTGCCTGCCAAGACCGCCAGCAGCTCCGGCACGGCATCggcacccgtgggtgctcccCATGGAGCTGACGGAGGTGACGTGGGCGGCGGGCGCAGAGcatcctgctcccctctcctgaTGCCACCGTGCTCGGGGCCCACCAGCCTCGCCGGAACAATTACCTTCCCGATTAGCGGGTTTTCAGTCCCTTCTGTAAAGTCTCAGCTAAATTACTTCCCTCCCCCCAACCCGGTCCAGGCAGGTACTGAGCGCAGAGGCCTCATTAGCATGTAATTAGGTAGATTCCAGCAAAACCATCGTCAGgctccctccttctcctcaccCCCCTCCAGAACCCGGTATCAGGCATCAGCACGTTAGCGAGATGTAAATTAGCACCTCCAGACGAGAGCAGAGTTCACCCTGCACTGGGCTCTGCCTTGCTGTGCCAGTGCACTCCTCGTTTTAATAGTTTAATAAAAATTAGCATAATTAACGAACATCTGTATGATCCAGAGTGGTGCAATTTGGCACTTGGAAACGAGGACTTAAACATTATTGCTGGGAGTTTAAtgttgttttaattctttttggCACTGCGCAGTGAAATAAACGCTCGGTGCCGCGAGTTCTCGGCTGGCTCTCATTTGCATTTTCCTCCCTTTGATTATGAGCAATCGCGGACTACCCGGCAATTCatcaaagcagaaattattttaaaatacctcaTCGTGTTCAGGCTACGGCAGAGCTGGGGGAggcgagctggggctggggggtccccgtCACGCCTGAGGTGTATCTCGGCCCCCCTGCCCACCAGCAGATCACCCTGTGGCAAACAGACccaaatttttgttttccttctggttttgcagCAGGATTTTTCCTGCCTGGCTGGTGAGGacagcggcgcagggggatgcaGCCACCATCCCTCCCCGCTCCGTCCTTCCCAGCAGCGTCGCCGGGGCTTGGCTCAGTGCTCCTTGCTGGGGTGTGGGTCCCTGGGGAGCATCAGGATCCCAATCCAGGGAGCACTGGGATCCCAACCCGGGGACCATTGGGATCCCAACCCAGGGAGCATGAGGATCCCAACATGGGGAGCATCGGGATCCTAATCCAGGGGGCACTGAGATCCCAACCCAGGGAGCATCACTATCCCAATCCAGGGAGCACTGAGACTCCTGGGATCCCTTCCCGGACTCCTGGGACCCATTAAATGCCCGAAACAGGCAGCATGGGACTTGCTGTGGTGCGCATCACTTTTAacatcttgttaaaaaaaaaaccctattttgATGGCAAACCTCTTACACCTGTGTGTGCTAATTTCTCCTCTTACTTGCCTGGTGGGGTGGAGGTTTTCTCTGTTATTATTTGACTCAAATATCTGCTGTCAGAGGGAAAATCACGCGTAAATCTGGGGAGGGAATGTGTTACCCAAGCATAATCCATGTGGAGGGGCTTCACAGAGCTCCGGGCTGGAGCCTGGGACATCCCCAGGGTTGACACCTGTAACTAAACTACCCCAAAATATCAGAGTGGGAATTAAACGCTGGATTTCTGAGCGAGCCGTAGGACGCAGGGGGAGAGCGGGGTGGGAGGAAGAGCAGGGTTAGGAAGGACAGCAAAGGATTTACCAGGGGCAAAGGTGGGATGGGAGCATCTTCTGGTGGGAGCCTCGGTAGATCCAGGTGCCGAAGGGAGGGACCTGAGCCGCGTCCCCTGCCCCAGCACTAAGCCCGCATCCCTCCGCTGGCTCTCCCCAGGAGTACCACGTCTACGGCTGGTGGGTCGGAGAGCTCAACGACGCGGTCGGCATCGTCCCGAAGGATTACCTGGCGGCTGCCTACGACCTGGAGGAGCGATGAGGACCACCCGGGTGAGAGGTGCCACCCTGGGGTGCAGCCGCTGGGGATGGGGCGTGGAGGCGGGTGCTGGGGAGGTGGCTCCGTTCCTGGGGTGCCCTGGCATCTCCGGGGTGCCGAGCCTCGGGGACTGTCTTTGGCTCCATCTCCTGGTGTCCATTTTACTTGGGAGCAAGCGAGACTGGGAAGCACAGTCACAGCTGAGGGACAATGCCACCCTGCGCGGTGTCCCTGCCTGGATTTCGAGTCCTTCAAGCTCTGGAAGAAACGTGGTAAAACCACGGCAGCCACCTCCGTCGGGCCAGGCAAGCTGTGTGTCACCGGCTGTGACACCGACGCTGGCACCAAGCGCTGCATATGCAGTGTtccgcccccccaaaaaaaaaaccgtTATGGTTTCCcatttggggaaactgaggcacagagcagggctgggaaagtggAGGGGCCCTGCAGCCTGGGCAGCGAGACCTCCCTGTTTGCCGGGAGATCTCCCACCCTTGTTGTCCCCCCGTGCCCACGAGGCATCGACTTGTGAGGCTGCGTCAGCCCCAGTCCGCGTCTcggtgtccccctccccaccgtCACCCGTGTCTCTCCCCCTCCCCGAATCCAGGTGCTTCTCTCCCTGGCCACGCTGCGCTGCCGGCGAGATTGTCCCCACTGCTACGGGACCCCGTGGCACGAAGCGACCCCCCGCCCCGTCACCCGGCCACGCAAGGTGCCCCggagccccgctctgcccctCGGTACCCGCTGTGATgctgccgggcgcggcggggggccggcAGCCCACAATAAAGCCATTTTCCTCTCCACGTTTGGCTGCTCCAGGCTTTGGTGGGGGTCTGGAGCCGGAGCCGGGTGTGGGCAGCggcccctcgcccccagccccagctctgagcatCTTCAGACCCCTCTGGTCCAAGCCCACCCCAAGCCCACCATGAGGAATTACCCAGCGcatcctcatcatcctcctcccGCACTTGGCTGAAGGGCCACTAGATGGTGGTAGGGACCTGCTGACTGCAGCATCCCGGGGAGGGTGCCCaacccccccggcacccaccacccccggcacccaccagcccccccggcacccaccagCCCTCAGCTGGGGCACGCTGATGCCGAAGCGGGAGCATCGCCCGTGGGCTGAGTCCGGGACCAGCTGCTCCCAAGCCCGGCTGTGCAGAGGTTTGGAAGCCAGGGACAACCCCGGGGGTGcccagggggctgcggggacgcagCCGAACCCGTCCCAGCACCCGCTGCCTTGTCGGGGTCCCGCACACGGCCTCGCTCGCACCCACGGAGGCACCTCCCTGGCAGGCGTTTATCTGGCGTGGAAGATGTTTGTGGGATGCCCAGAGCTCAGCTCGGCTCAAATCCCTCCGGTGTCCCCGAGCTGCTCTTCCAGGCCCGGCTCCCCACAGCGTGGGTGACCCCGAGCAGCCGTGGGAACCCGTGCCGGGATCTGGGCACCGGGAGAGGGACGCGCTCCCTCGGCTCTGCCCCTCGGTGCGATGCTCAGCGCTGCCCTGGCTCCGTGGCCCCATCCGTGAGCATCTCACCCAGGACCAGTTCATTTCTGAGGCAGCTGCAGGGCCCAGTATCCATCTCCACCATTCCTGGGAGCCCTTTGGGATCCTGGCAGGGAGGAGCCGATGCTGAAGAGCATCAGGACCACTCCTGAAGAGCATCAGGGGGTCAGATCCTGCCCCAGCTTCACCAACTCAGCCAGGATGCCTGGGCTGAGACCTTCACGCTCGGCTTGAGGAGGGGCTGGGGAGATGGGCGCAGGCTGCTTTGGCCAAGCCcaagctgctccagccccggGTCGGAGCaggaccccccacccccggcactGTGCACTCCATCGGCTCAGGGAAGCACCACGGTTGATTTGCCCAGACCGAGAGCCAGCCTTCCAGGGCCGGGAGGAGAAGATGCGCTGTCTGGAGAGCCTGGCCCGCTTCCAAGCGGCGAGGCTGTTTTCCTGGCAGGCGGTGGGGAGGAGAGAGACGTGCCAGGCTGcgagggcgcggggagggggccaAGCCGTCCTCGCCTGCTCCGCGTGAGCAAGGTTACCTGGAGCAGCTCTGGGTGCCCACCCTGTCCCCGACCCCTCGCAGGGTTGCGGCTCCGTGCCCAGAGCTGGCTCACCGGCTGCCACAACCCCCGGCACGGCACTCGCCTGCAGCCATGGCGGGGCTGAGCCGACCCCGTGCGTGGCAGAGGGGACTGTCCCCATGGCCCCCAGCCTCCGCAgcaaggcagccccggggggcaCCGACGCTCAGCTctggcacagggctgctcccccagcccccgccagCTCTGCCTCTGAGTCACTGTTTTCCCCGACAGCTTTGCAAAGCTGATCAACACcactaaaaataatttctgacggGCTCCGAATCACAgccagcagcggggctgcagccCTGAGGGGGACGGATGGGCTCCACGGGCCCCGCAAGGAGCCAGGAGCGGGGACGGAGCCCCAAGCTCCAGCATCCTCACGGGAAAATCCACCTTGGCTGCCGGCAAGGCGTCGAGCGAAGGCTGCGGCAGTGCCAGGCCGAGCTCCCGGTGCAAACCGTGCCGGGGGAGCGGAGGGAGCCGGATACGGCCCCGGCCGAGGGCGCGTTGCCTGCGTGAGGCTGCGCACGGGCGAAGGCCACACGTGGGCACAGGAGCGGGTCCGTGGGCGCAGGAGCAGGTCGGTGGGCGCAGCTGGCCTCACAGCTGCGCCATTTGGAGCTGCACACTCATGAATATACATGAATATGCATGAGGGGGGGCAGCCAATGGCAGCGGCGCTCCGGcgcggcagcagctgccagccttCGCAATGAACTTCTCCTGACATTTCGGATGTGACTCGATGGGTtttccagccctccctgcccccctcGCCGGTGCTTCCCAGCCCCCCACGCAGGGCCGAGACCCCACAAACCTCGCTTCGAGGCCAGGGTGGGACCCtcagccctgcctgtcccctgccaccaCCCCGGGGCTGGCCCCAGCACCCCATGCTGGCCCCAGGGACTTGTCTGATTCCCCAGGCAGGGGTTttggcagctccagccccacggTAAGAGGTGCAAGCACCCCCTTTCCCCTGAAGCCATCCATCTGCAATTAGCTCGGCCTCAGCTCCCTCCGCCCACGCAGCAAGGACACACTTTGCCAGCAAGCAGTTAAGTCCCttctacttcatttttatttcaagtcaGAGCACGTCAGCTCTgccttcaccagtgctgagggtGGGAGGAAAAGGTGCAGGAGAGCACAGGGAGGGGCATCAGGAGTAACCAGAGCCCAAGAGCTGCCGGACACCGACTCCACAGCAGCTACACGCTCCTTTTTCTGAGCAAGCCAGATCCTGGCTGTGAGGCTCCTCGTTCTGCCCTGTGCATGGCAGGCGGTGTGTGAGGAAGGAGGTTTGCCCCCCCTCTCGGAAGGGCAGGGGGGACAAActgcccccctccatctccctgTGCTCCTGGGGGAGCGCAGCTCCGTTCGCCCCAGCTGCAGGCGACCGGTGGGGTGAGCCATGCCAGGAGGCCCCAGCTGCGGACACGGCCTCCGCACCCCACGTGTGGGCTCCACGCAGATGAgacctcccccaccccaccccaggagCTGCACAGCACGGCCGTGACCGGGGAAACGCAGCCTCCCATGGCTGCAGCACAGAGGGGAGCACGGGGGACCGAATTGAGGAGACCTGCCGGGCAGTGGCCAGCCTCTGCTCCACCACGGAAAGCCTTCCTCCATCGTGCTGGACGTGAGCCAGCGtctcccgccctgccccgggccaGGGACACGCCAAGAGCTGGCACCACCACCTAACTGAGCCCTGCTACTGCTCCAGTCAGAGAGCAAAGGCCACGGGAACAACAAACACAGATTTCACGAACCACTAGATCTCTCCTCCAAAGAGAAGAGCGAAACGAATGTGCTGCCTGGGACATCAAGGACAGTCAAGAGTCAGCAGGGAGAGAGCACGTGAGCCCTGGACACCGCAGAGCCCGCGACAGGGCCCTGTTCCCagcgcagccccagtcccaccAGCCTGGACGTCCCTCCTGCTCAGCAGCGGTCCCTCTTCCAGCGAGGGCTGCAGGTCCCGGGGAAGGCAGGCGAGGTCAGAGGAGCCGGTCACTGCATCTCACGCCGTCCGCCCAAGGGCTCAGCCGGCTCATCCAGGCTGTCCGAGTGCGTGTCGTCCGTGCCGAAGTCGCTCCAGTACGGGAAGGTCTCTAGGCAGCTTGGACCCTGCGGGCTTCCCAGGCCGGCACAGCTGGCAAGAGAGAAGAGGTCAGAGCGGAGAAGGGATCAGGGGAAGACACAGGGCCCGCGGAGCCCGCCTGTCTCCATGTCCACTGCTGCCTCCAGCACAGCGGGGGCTGCTTCCCCTCGGCacagccccaccgcagcccctCGCTTCCAGCCAGCTCAGCCGCAGAAGCAGCCCCTCGCCCCTGCACCAAGCCCAGagcgggagagggaggggaaacaGCCACCAGCGAGAGGCagagggtgctggcagctgcggGACGCATGAAGCTGCGCTGCCTGGGTACCTACCCATCAGCCTGGGCTGCTGCGCTCCCTCAAACCCCTTCCTTAAAACCAGAAGGGCTCTATTTAAAAACAGGTCTCTCGCTGGAGTCCAGACACCTCTTTCCTCCTGCTATTTGAAAACCAAGATGAAGAAACACGGGCACTGGGTGGTGCAGGCAGCCAGACCCAGCCTCCTGCTCGGCAGGGAAATACCTCGTCCGAGGGGCAGCGGGacgcagagcagctctgccaggcacACCGGGCTGCCGGGGGGCACCGCCGGGCACCCCGTGCCCACCGCAGCACCCAAACACTCAGGTGACGTCTGTGCATGTTCAGCTCccggcagggagctgcagcagtggcaggctgaggaTGCCATCCCTCTCCTCCCAGGTCAGCTCCGGGCTGCAGAAAACCCTCGACGGGGTGCAGGAGGGGCAGCCACCCCGCAGGGAGATGCCCCATTAATTCCCCAGCAGGCACTCTGATGGGCATGAAGAATGGCAGAAGCCACTCACGCTGCAAGGACCAAGACAAGACGCGCAGAAAGGCTGAGCTCTGAAAGCTTCTAAAGGCTCCTCACTCCCCAGAGATTAAGGGAGGAAAGCAGCCAAAGACCTTGGTAGATCTCAGCTTTGAGAGACTCAAGCTCTCTTCTGCTAAGCCTTGGCCACGGGCAGGACAGGGCACCTCCCGGCCAGCCTGGAAGGCAGGACAGACGGCTGGTGACAGCCCGAGATGCCCAGCTCCGCTCGCCTAAGCCTGGGAATGCCACCCATTCAGCATGCAGGGCTGCGGAACGCGGGCTCAGCTTCATTCCCTCAGCCGACTGCAGCAAGGATGGTGAGGTAAATTCAAAAAACATTCAAGGGTCCCTAGAAACCCTGGCAGCTCCTCTCATTTCACGGCAGAGGCTGTTCACTGCTGGTGAAAAGTCCCTTGCATGGGCACCAACCACTTCAGATCAGGCCATGGGCAGACCCACAGCTGCAAGCACTGACAAGGGGAGGTGCAGGCAGCGAGTCAGCAGCTGCCTCCGAGCTCTGCCAGgagccaggcctgcagctctgcagagagggacctgggtgtcctggtggacgacagcgtgaccatgagccagcagcgtgccctgggtgccaagaaggccagtgggatcctggggtgcatcaagaggagtgtgggcagcagggcgagggaggttctccgtcccctctacactgccctagtgaggccccatctggagtactgcgtccagttcttggctccccagttcaagaaagatgagaagctactggagagagtccagcagagggctacgaggatgaggaggggactggagcatctctcctgcgaggagaggctgagggagctgggcttgttcagcctggagaagagaaggctgcgaggggaccttcgaaatgcctctaaatatctgcagggtgggtgtcaggaggacggggccagactctttccagtggtgcccagcgacaggacaaggggcaacgggcacaaactggagcagaggaacctccagctgaacatgaggaagaacttcttccctctgagggtgacggagccctggcccaggctgcccagggaggctgtggagtctccttctctggagatattccagccccgcctggatgcggtgctgtgcagcctgctctgggtgaccctgcttgggcagggggttgggctgggtgacccacagaggtccctgccaacccccaacatgctgggattctgtgattctgtgacaccccCGGGGCCGGTCCTCCCCCGCCTGCGTTACCTGCCACGCAGGTCCCCTcccggcagcagcgcggggcGATTCTCCTCCTCCTGCGCCCAGCCGCAGTTGGACATGGCGTAGTGCAGGATGGCTTCTGTCACCGTCTGCGAGCCCTGGCCTTGCACACACGCCTCTATCTCGGGGACCGAGAGCTGGCTCTGCAGGAAAAGGTGCAGCCGGCTGTCGGAGAGCAGGACCACGTTCTGCACAACCCTGCGCACAGAAAGATGAGGGTGGGTGAGGCAGGAGCCCAGAGCACGCTGagccctgccccatcccaccaaGGTGACCATTGACAGCTCCACTGCCACCTCATAGCCAGCAAGACACAAATGCTCTACTCACTTctccaggaactgctgcagcCCCTGTCTCCGCTTCTCGACAAACTCATCCGTGCTGCCCACGAAGAAGGTGGATTTCCCAGGCAGCTCTGGGACAGGCCTGCGGGCACAGAGCGGAGGCAGCAGCTCAGGGTCAGATCATCCCAGAGCAAGGAGACACAGGGTCACCatgacagcagcagccaggacccAGGAGCTCAGGTATCCTGTGTCCCTGCCTGGGGTTTCCATCCACACGTGTTCAGAGAGCATTTGGGATCCCCAGGGCAATGGAAACAGCGTCTGGCTGCAGgttggggaaaggagggagcacAAGGCATGCTTACACCAAGCCAGCATTCTTCTGGAGCTGCCTCCTCAGCCACACGAATTCACGGTACCGGCGCCGCACACATGAGGTCTTGGCAGTGAAGGCCTTGCTGTTGGTCTGCAAAAAACAACCCACCGTGGAAATCATCCACACGAGTGAGCGGCAGCAAGGCAGAGGAGGGCACGGTCTCGCCTGCGCAGACCCCTGAGCTCAGTGACTAGGGGAACCCCTCGAAGCACCGGGCTTTGGGGGAGCTGAAAGCGCCCAGAAAACCCGAGCAGGctccaggggagcagctgagTCTCAGACCCACACAGAGACAGCGCAGGAGGAGGGATGGGCTGCTGAGAACTCCCTCTTCTTCACGGCTCCTTCCATCCCCACTCGGCACAGCCAGAGAACTCTGCTCCCGAGCCTCACGTACGGCATGAGCgagctctgcagctcagccctctGTCCCTGCCGCAACTCACGTGGAGGAAGATTTTATAATCCACATAGGAGTTCCAGGAGCCTTCGTTCTGCACCCGCGGGTCCTGGACACGCACCGTGGTCAGCTCCTGCGGCAGAAACACTGCCTGAGGGCGGGGGCCCTGCTCAGGGGGGCTCCCGGGGATGGGTACCCCCACCACGCTGGCTTGTCCGGCCATCCCGCCCCACGGGCAGCGCAGGCACCGTCCCGCTCACCAGCTCTGCCCCACGAGCGCTGCCCAACCTCCCCCCGCCTCGACACAGCGCTCAGCCGAGACCTCCCGCTTCCAGCGCTGCCAGACCCCAGCCAGGAACACACAAAACCCGTGGCAGAAAGGGTCTTACTTCCTCTCGGTTCTCCAACATCCTAGAGCCAGAGCCCAGCGGGAAACATCtggacagagaaaaaaagcatttagtaAGGCAAGATCAGCACATCGGGGTCTCCCATGAACTCTGCATCCCCCCAGACACCTCTGCAGCCCTCCCTGATCCTCTCTCCCCTCAGTCACTGCGAAATAGAGAGGATGTGTTCAAATCCAGCAGCCTGCAGGGGAGAGAGCATCCAGCGTTAACCTCCCATGTGCTCCTGAGGCAACGTGACCTGCTGGGCTCTCGCTGGGACATGCTGGAGAGCGTGGTGTGACAGATCTGGAGCCAGCAGCACCCTTCTCCTCCACAGCTCGTCTTCAGGTCACCCCTGCCCACAGAGAGGCACTGGGATCCTGCAGCCTTCTGGAACCACGCTCAGAAATCCCTGGATCCCGGACAGAGGTGAGCAGGGCTCCCAGCTCAGAGGGGCTGTAACCACCCGAGGATGGTCCTGCTCCCCCGGCAGATAACGGGGTCTCTGGGAGAGCTTTTCCCCCAGTGTAACTCCCATTagccaggagcagcctcctggttGCACAGCACCGAGACCCCAGGTCCCCAGTTTGCTCCTGAAGAGTCACAACTGGGAATGCACAAGGGAGACGGGGTGGAAGAGCCGGGCCCCTCCCTGCACGGGCAGGTTTGCACTGAAATGCCAGGGGAGCCAGTTCGGCTGGGGAGGAGAAAACCCTGCTTTCCTCACCGCTTCCTTCTCCTGCAGGCCTCCCTCTCCCCGACCCCTGCCCAGCACGAGCTCGGCTGGGCCATCCGCACAGGGCAAGCAGCCAGCCCACGCCGGGACCCTGCTGCCCCTCGCCAGGGGAAACCTGCTTTTCCCCCAGGTGGATCGGACCCGCTCCCCAGCCGCCACCTCAACAAGCCTCCCATTCGCACCGGGCGCGGCTACCCCATTTCTCTCCAGCTCTTCCCCAAGTCACCCGAATAAGCAGCAATCTCACTACCACAATTTCCCCACCCAGCAAGGTTTTGTGTCTGCATTGTGACCGCTCCCCCTCGCACCCCTCCCTaacccccttccccttctcccagcgggaggcgggggggccggcgggcatTGGTGAAGCCCCCCAGGAGCCGCAGAGGTGCCCggtgccccccgtgctgcccggcttTCCCTGCTCAGCTTGGCCGGGAGCTGCTCGCGCTCTCCCATCGCACCAGCCGCTTCCTCCACGTCCCTCCGGGCCGTGTCAGCTCATTTGCTGCACCATTACGTGCTCCTGCAGTAATTCCTGTTCTGCAATAACACCACGAACACAGCGCCAGGGCTTGGATGAGGGGGGGGACAGCAAGAcaacccccccccacacccgaTAAACGCACAGGCCAGCCAGCGAAACCCCTTCGGAGGCAGAGTCCCCCCCCACCGACGCGCTGCGCGGACGCAGAGCAGGATTCCTCGTCAGGGGGAGCTGGAAGACCAAGCGCGTCCCGTGTCCTGGTTTCACCTCCTCTTTGGGACTGTTTGCAAGAGGTTTTGGAGCCCTGGGACGAGCCGGCAGCTCAGGACTTCGGCTGTCACGGCCCAGGCCCCCAAGGGACTCAGCCGCCTGATGGCAGGGGCGAAGCAGCCCTTCACCTGCTCCCCATTCCTGGACTCCTGCCTTTTAGGCCATGCGAGCTGCCAAGTGTCAGGCAGCGCTGGAAACTCAGCCTTTATTTATACACTCGGACGtgaagcaaagctctgctgaagACGGAGCTAATTTTAGCTGGGACAAGGGGAGGGGCCGAGCCACAAACCGCGCTTTAAAAATCCGGCTCCACCGGTTTGCAGGCACTTTTCTGCCAGACTTCAGCCCTCCGATTCCACCCGTGGAGCACACAGCGCGTTAACAGCAGCCGAGAGGAGTTTCAGGGCAGAGAGCAAAAGACCCAGGCCCGATCCGAGACACCTCCGAGGAACCGAGCTCTCCTGGAGTCGGGTCAGGCTCCTGCTGTTTGCAGTTTGAGCTGTAAAAGGGAGGGTGAGGGgaacctaccaaaaaaaaaaaacaaccccaaaaccccaaaccccacacttcAGCGCAGATGATTCTTcccctggggaaggagaggagcaaAGGAGCCAAATGTGACGCGAGTCACTTTGCTCAGCGCCGtaatggggggggggtctccgATCCTCCCCCATGCTGGGGGCTCCCAGCCAGAACCAGTTCAGCAGCAGAACTTGACCATTACGCTCCCCGGCCTCCCCAGGGGAGGCTGCTGCCGTCCCGTTGCTTTTAAAGCTCCTTGCTCTGCATAACAGCCCTGCCTAGATTAAAAATgcaggagggagaagagagagacTCAGAAATTACCTAATAGAACAGCGGAGGGTTGCCAGGAAGGGGAATTTAATTTCCCAGCTACGGAAAGAGTGCTCCGGACAGCAGAGGGATGCGGGGGGAAGAGGGCTCTCCGCAGCCAGCAAGGAGGGGACAGGCTGCGGGGGGAAATACCGAGATCAGAGAGCCCGAGCGCTCACGTCTTTTACCTCCACTTTCATCCAGAGTTGTACTAAGAAACGCATAATCTCATTTACACTTTATTTGGAGTTAATTGATCTTAACTTGATAAATCAACTTAAACTCAGTGGAGAAAGCTCCGAGCCAGCTTTAAGCGGTTACACCAAATCCTCTTTCAGGGCTTTTGCTTAAAGCCTCGGTTCGAGGGGCCCTGGGACACGCGGTTGGGGTTTGGTTTAATCTTCCTCCAATTTGCATTTCGGTGTTTCCAGGGCTCGTGCTTTCGACATCTCCCAGCTAGAAGGAAGCCGCACTGGAACGCCCCGCGTCCACGCTCCCGGGCCCTCGGGACTGCCGCCCACCCAGGACACGGCAGCCCGGGGGCTGAACCGGCTGCAGACCCGCTGCCCGGTGGGTCGCCTGCCCCAGGCCCGTGCTCATGCCGCTGACCGAGAAAGCGTTCGCCTCTCGCTGGCTCTCTGCTCTCCCCCGTGCTGACTCCGACACGGCCTCGGCAGCGCTCTCTGTCCCCCCATAACCACAGGACCCGCATCCAAAGCTCCTCAGCACCCACCTGCAGAGCTCAGCCCGGCTCCGAGCTCCCTCCCTCAGCTCCGGGCTGGCCGAGGGACCCCGGCCCGAGGTTTGAGGGGAGCCCCCCGGCAGGGAGGAAGGGAACGAGCCCCTCTGTGCCCGCTCCAGCTGGTGCGGGCAGAACTGTCCCCACCCGCGACCGCGGAGGATTCTCCGGGGTCGCCGAGGAAGCGGCCCCGCAGCGGGAGCCCCTCGGGCCGTCCCCAGCCAGCCCAAGGCCGCCACGAGGGCCGGACCCCCCACCGCGCTAACGGCAACcccgggagcaggggctgggcccCGGCGCGGCTCCCGGGGCTCCACGGCCGCTGGGCCGCCCGCcacggcccagccccgccggagGAGGCCGCGGAGAGGGGCGAGGCCCAGCCGCGCCGAGGGTCTCCCGGCAGGGGCTGGTCGCTGCCTCCCGCAGGGCTCGGAGGAGGCCCGGGCCTGCcacccccgccgccgggcccccccaccgccgccgggCCCCCTCACCTCCTCACGCAGGCCGCGGTC from Opisthocomus hoazin isolate bOpiHoa1 chromosome 26, bOpiHoa1.hap1, whole genome shotgun sequence includes:
- the SNX11 gene encoding sorting nexin-11; the encoded protein is MLENREEELTTVRVQDPRVQNEGSWNSYVDYKIFLHTNSKAFTAKTSCVRRRYREFVWLRRQLQKNAGLVPVPELPGKSTFFVGSTDEFVEKRRQGLQQFLEKVVQNVVLLSDSRLHLFLQSQLSVPEIEACVQGQGSQTVTEAILHYAMSNCGWAQEEENRPALLPGGDLRGSCAGLGSPQGPSCLETFPYWSDFGTDDTHSDSLDEPAEPLGGRREMQ